The following coding sequences lie in one Rutidosis leptorrhynchoides isolate AG116_Rl617_1_P2 chromosome 4, CSIRO_AGI_Rlap_v1, whole genome shotgun sequence genomic window:
- the LOC139841995 gene encoding uncharacterized protein, with product MGMLGSIDCMHWEWRNCPVALKGQYTRGDHKKPTLMLEVVASYDLWIWHAFFGMAGSNNDINVLNQSPIFDKLKNGTFPSAPFEVNGHEYSKRYYLADGIYPDWATLVKGYSCPTEEPTIKFTGFQASARKDVERAFGVLQGRFHIIPLASRSMSVNRMRRVMECGLILHNMILEDNGFALSKWEERFTTEVMENCMERIRNRGRD from the coding sequence atgggtatgctcggtAGTATAGATTGTATGCACTGGGAGTGGAGGAATTGTCCTGTTGCTTTAAAAGGACAATACACTAGGGGTGATCACAAGAAACCGACCCTTATGCTTGAAGTTGTTGCTTCTTATGACTTGTGGATTTGGCATGCTTTTTTTGGGATGGCGGGTTCCAACAATGATATCAACGTTTTGAACCAATCACCTATATTTGATAAacttaagaacggaacatttccatCTGCACCATTTGAGGTAAATGGGCATGAATATAGCAAAAGATATTACCTTGCGGATGGTATATATCCCGATTGGGCAACTTTAGTTAAAGGATATTCATGTCCTACTGAAGAACCAACGATTAAGTTTACAGGATTTCAAGCTAGTGCCCGAAAGGATGTAGAGAGGGCATTTGGGGTTCTTCAAGGCCGTTTTCATATTATACCCCTAGCTTCACGAAGTATGAGCGTTAACAGGATGCGAAGAGTGATGGAATGTGGTCTCATATTACATAACATGATACTTGAAGATAACGGCTTTGCACTTTCTAAATGGGAAGAAAGATTTACTACCGAAGTAATGGAAAATTGTATGGAACGTATACGAAACAGAGGACGGGATTGA
- the LOC139841997 gene encoding dirigent protein 1-like, translating into MAQILPKHMYIILTIFAFSLFIEGESTEFATSLPPKSLHLKHEKLTHLHFYWHEIITGANQTKVTVAQAPPSNTTKIFFGAISVLDDALRVGHGENSTIVGRAQGMYAASDDTTYSILMALTFKFTEGIYNGSTLSILGRNQISLPVREVPIVGGTGVFRFARGYTNIKTYKFISEVIAIMEMNLYVYHYGDSEKY; encoded by the coding sequence ATGGCTCAAATTCTCCCAAAACATATGTACATCATTCTTACCATTTTTGCATTCTCACTTTTTATCGAAGGAGAATCTACCGAATTTGCAACAAGTTTGCCACCAAAATCGCTTCACTTAAAGCACGAGAAGCTAACACACCTTCACTTCTACTGGCATGAAATAATTACTGGTGCTAATCAAACCAAGGTGACTGTAGCACAAGCACCCCCAAGCAACACAACGAAAATCTTCTTCGGTGCTATAAGCGTTCTTGACGATGCTTTAAGAGTGGGTCACGGAGAGAACTCTACGATCGTGGGAAGAGCTCAAGGGATGTATGCGGCTTCTGACGATACAACTTACTCGATTTTGATGGCTCTCACTTTCAAGTTTACTGAAGGGATATATAATGGTAGTACTTTGAGCATATTGGGGAGGAACCAAATCTCGTTACCAGTTAGAGAAGTGCCGATTGTGGGTGGGACCGGGGTTTTTCGATTTGCACGAGGTTATACAAACATTAAAACATATAAGTTCATTTCGGAAGTCATTGCGATTATGGAAATGAATCTATATGTTTATCATTATGGAGACTCTGAAAAATACTAG